GGGGAGGACGGCGTGAACGGCGGGTTGTGGTGCTCGCCGGTCGCGAAGACGTCGAGGCCCACCTCCTCGGCCTTGAGCGCGATCGCCACCGTCGCCTTGATCCGCTCGTGCTCCGTCGGCGTCCGACCGGTGGTCGGGTCGGCCGTGACGTCGCCGACGGTGAAGATCCCGAACTGCATTGCGCTCACTCCCCATGTCGTTCACGTTTCAACTACATCGCCATGAACCACCCCTTCGCACGCGCTATTCCCCGGGTCGGCCGGGCGGACGGGCGCCCTCCCGGAGCGCCGCCAGCCGCGTCCGGTACTCGTCGACCTCGATCTCCCCGCGGGCCAGCCGCTCCGCGAGCAGTTGCTCGGCCCCGGACGGCGGCGCACTCCCCCAGTGCGGGGCCGGTGGCCCGCCGCCCCGCCCGCCGCCCCGCGCCAGCACCCGCCACAACAGCACCAGCAGACCCACGAGCAGCAGCGCGAACAGCAGCATCGTGATCCCCGGCAGTACCCATCCCCAGCCGCCGCCGTGGCCGCCGTGCCAGTGGTACCGCATAGCGCTCACCTGCCCGGGGGCCCGAACGGGCGCCGGTCCCCCTGCCTCCAGTGTGCGCCGAACGGGCGACGGCGGCTCAGGCGGCCGCGTCGCCGTCCCAGTCGATGCCGATGCCGGCCAGCCAGGCGCGGTCGTCCGCGTCCGGCCCTGCCGCGTCCGCGGCGGCCTCGCGGGCCGACGGCTCCCGGACGGGCCGCGACGGCGGACGCGGGATCTCCTGGATCGGCCCCAGGCCGTACCGCTCGGCCGCGCCCTCGGCCGCGCCCTCGGCCCCGTCCGCCTCGGTCACCCCGATGTGCACGGCGCTCTCGTCCCCGGCGTCGATGACCCGCAGCTGCGGATCGGGCGGGCAGCGCAGGGCGATCCTGCGCCCGCAGGCGGGGCACGACCACTCGTCGGCGCCGTCGGCCAGTCTCGCGGTTCTCACCATCTGATGGATGACGCGCATCTCGGGCACCCCCGTCCGGCCCGGCACCGGGCCCTGAGAGAGGGATGCCCGCTGAAGGGCCGTCGGCAACACGGCCGCCGCCGGCTCCTACTCCAGGAACAGCCCGCGGGCCGCCGCCGACTGCTCATTGGCCTCCAGCTTGGCCTCGGCGCCCGGGAGTTCGTCGCACATGGTCTGGAGCAGCACCCGGCCCAGCATCATCGGCGCGCAGGCGGTGTCGAAGACCAGCCCGGTGCCGACCGCGGCCGGCAGCATCAGGTCGGACAGTTTGGCGACCGGCGCGAACGCGCTGTCGGCGACGGTGACCACCGTCAGACCGCACTCCCGGGCCGTCAGCAGCGCGTCCATCAGCTCCCGCGGGTAGCGCGGCAGCGCGAAGCACATCAGCGCCGTGGCACCGGCGGCCGCGGCCTGCTCGATCCGGTCGGCGAGCATCGAGCCGCCCTCGTCGAGCAGCCGGACGTCCGGGTGCACCTTGGCCGCGAAGTACGCGAAGCCGTGCGCCTGCGCGGACGCCGCCCGCAGGCCGAGCACCGGCAGCGTCCGGGAGGCGGCGAGCAGCCGGGCGGCCCGGACGATCGGCTCGGGGTCGGCCAGCAGCTCGGCGAGGTGCCGCAGGTGCTCGATCTCGGCGAGGACGGCCTGCTGGTGCTCGTTGCGGACGGCGTCGGCGGGGCTCTCCACCGCGGGCGGCTCGCCGCCGCCCAGCTCGCGCAGCTGCCGGCGCAGCGCCGGGTAGCCGTCGTAGCCGAGGGCGACCGCGAAGCGGGTCACGGACGGCTGGCTGACCCCGGCGAGCTCGGCCACCTCGACACTGGACAGGAAGGGCGCCTGGGTGGCGTGCCGGACGAGCGCGTGGGCGATCCGCCGCTGCGTCGGGGTGAGCCGGTGGCCCTCGAAGAGCTGGAGCAGACGCGCGGAGGGGCCGACGGTGCCGGTCTCGTCCAGGGCTGTCATCGGCGGTACCTCCGAGCTCGGGTGCGGCGCCCACCGCTGGCGGCGGAGGCTGGGACGACTGTGGCGCAGTCTTGGCAGGTGGGCAACGGCGTTTCGCCCTGCGGGACGCGCCGACGGCCGCCCCCGCGATCACCGCACCGGTCGTGGCCGAACGGACCGGCGCCCGCCGAGGCCCGATCCGAGGGCCGGCCCTCGGGGTGACCCTGAGGTCTCCCTGAACCTTCCCGGAAATCGCGTCGCAACGGTGGACCGCCACCGCACCGGGCGAGGACGCTGATGGCCATGGACCTTCGCAAGGACGACCTGGCCCGCGACCTCGACGCCGCCCTGCAGACCCGCAAGGAGCTCGGCAAGGAGTACGAGAACGAGGTCGTCGACTCCTTCCTCGCCCGGATCGACTCCCGGCTCGACGCCCGGGTCGAACAGCGCGTCGCCGAACGGCTGGGCGAGGCCGGGGCCGAACGGCCGCGCGGCAACCCGCACACCAAGATCCAGGTGCTGTCGCTGGTGATGGGCATCCCGCTGTCCGGCGTCGCGGCGGGCACCGCCGGACTGGCCGGGCTGGTGGTCTGCTGGGCCGGGATCGTCGGCATCAACCTCTCCTCCGCGCTGGCCGGCCGCGGCCGGGGACAGCAGCGGCGGGACGGGTGGGGCTGACCCCACCCGTCCCGCCCCGGGTCAGCCCAGCGGGCCGGTGACCCGCTCGACCGCGTGCAGCAGGTCGCCGGAGGCGACCAGGGCGGCCGCGGCCTCCAGGTCGGGCGACAGGAAGCGGTCCCGGCCGGGACCGCCGACGCCGGCCTCGCGGGCGGCGGCGATCGCGGCCGCGG
The Kitasatospora paranensis genome window above contains:
- a CDS encoding SHOCT domain-containing protein — translated: MRYHWHGGHGGGWGWVLPGITMLLFALLLVGLLVLLWRVLARGGGRGGGPPAPHWGSAPPSGAEQLLAERLARGEIEVDEYRTRLAALREGARPPGRPGE
- a CDS encoding MurR/RpiR family transcriptional regulator, with protein sequence MTALDETGTVGPSARLLQLFEGHRLTPTQRRIAHALVRHATQAPFLSSVEVAELAGVSQPSVTRFAVALGYDGYPALRRQLRELGGGEPPAVESPADAVRNEHQQAVLAEIEHLRHLAELLADPEPIVRAARLLAASRTLPVLGLRAASAQAHGFAYFAAKVHPDVRLLDEGGSMLADRIEQAAAAGATALMCFALPRYPRELMDALLTARECGLTVVTVADSAFAPVAKLSDLMLPAAVGTGLVFDTACAPMMLGRVLLQTMCDELPGAEAKLEANEQSAAARGLFLE